A genomic stretch from Nerophis ophidion isolate RoL-2023_Sa linkage group LG14, RoL_Noph_v1.0, whole genome shotgun sequence includes:
- the LOC133568861 gene encoding oxygen-regulated protein 1 has protein sequence MSNTPTQDKALQRVSSTSGHTLPSRSVQPPSDPSVPKRLCFYKSGDHKFSGHRMVINGRTFKTFDALLDALSEKVPLPFGVRTISTPRGTHFVKGLDDLQDGGCYLCSDQRRVKPLNLEEVSRRQVPWNTPRAFIAGRWRRQGDGTGNRPAKVTQRVAVRTPKRLVVIRNKDPTVRRTIVLQKRTAPTFDALLDYLSQVLQFPVLKLYSVDGRRIGGLAALILCSGFIVAAGNEPFMIGNHSFHGTSQAVQAMFMGVVQASTQHPQTHNNKLLSGGRCSRNFSLSSEQYIINQINKSRNGSTDSRNLCAGSRFSSTCLEECGTTGADNEHHTPILPPDDDIEKSFRVNQDGSMTVEMKVRLTIKEEEMLHWTTTVSRPRRTVRTLVTESGNISPDSNIYVAKEPSNICKDGEKKENQPTTNEDVSFNDSQESKVARKCSRRTPTPGPCRVQKQASVESVKMLTDTGVQESTFGHYSCTKRTAEGHTAEGFCIIRQGSGTQLVPKHRKSLLKGSFNNTSFHKSTGVAEVLKIENTGLDVRETVMHIYESQGCYNNYLVNEGSGAEDEPWHCSSVGPQSNPSTASGPTSSNEIDFSRQQQTAESLQRQKEEMLSLSSEPQANSISSTSKNKTENVPPNKLQKNTDTKKASQSGLAGKKYDSSGRLTKQGTNLSTDKISSHAGKAKNGSSESAKSGLNRKVDRTNRHEKESESAFRASTEEHNKNEAAKDNGHNVNTPSVRPVMKKNVSDLLKLQRSLGSRKKTQSTNGKRLSSLELRQNVSKASLNPTPSEIHQYVENWLEDVTPDPVAYIEKATTVETDSQTKVLFQLGCDSEMEENNHTQNDPQEYYKSHCNDLTKLSPSVSLGGQTIPRGPNEQKLKGDSVLSDTFKSVHQTNCIGSNQSFKLTHLTDSESPKWPNKDLTTVLQQLCLSIQSTHKLVSPLDFSSNVASLFGSSCNAFLSFLFASAVRDILADNVLPEALLIVKSLQDISAIEDQNEQVARLTDLHSGASSELIKCWTDFQTLTENMETESLVAKVLEDKDEVCERDAFEVWGLGLDELMKELSMPYELRAEISSAIRQGTILPLKLQCNQTNHPGVESVVLDCDTESKQFFDSAHCNENPTGKDITVGTMTQSEEERVKKGGLNAEESKVLQIETDESSVDKTNVAVVKGEEDHMMENEKAVVQGEKDQDARETKLKQSEGDTEEEAMSKESEANTGQEEQSDQEEEEHQVEVADSEDVTTDKAEKEDKVEDVVAKDEEGSSEEWKEETYEVYEVEKQDEDIKEERVGDLVEMIEKVDNEKVQGENTEEVETKLIREDSHDNSHTPEPLPDEEEIHPVVLERIEKQVEDKEAEDESAEGNIAVEEVEISNQTQTQVERTDGEDDDYLREGFGKEPNEELDNTGNVSDETFRKSSQSSEIDENESLEANMEVENSKESYLKYLSDEHCEEEAANANDSFNQAQLHHQGRSNSLSHPVEISQELLDFVNSALQSSSLIFTYDDRGNIRIEPDRAGIAETKQTRIPENQRDCLYGSTCLPSPITSDLSDYRPESLDSGGYQSQDSVDIVSESSEEDSDKANLGKNSKVSMANNSKGVQREGSISSCDSTSKLDSDPLTESEQHQDPNDGVLIDQGRWLLKENHLIRNSPPVSQGMYQDLNSSSAQENSSEDSSTHLASQHTPLTVLSSSELEEMAKPRPPRCSYFTMPHGSDSDPFPEDASDTSRSNDTSSLEEQGFRVSPTIDTSKTWAKNNGSLSSFVSVEFRVPDRKVHPEVGESSLTGEVVRGTSGGRRAVLQSQDSLDASSHVRCGQYCLIL, from the exons ATGAGCAACACGCCCACACAGGACAAGGCCCTGCAGAGGGTTTCCTCGACCAGCGGGCACACATTACCCTCCCGATCAGTCCAGCCCCCGTCGGACCCCTCAGTCCCTAAGCGGCTATGCTTTTACAAAAGCGGCGATCATAAATTCAGCGGGCACCGCATGGTTATAAATGGCCGCACCTTCAAGACATTCGACGCCCTCCTCGACGCCCTATCCGAAAAAGTGCCTCTGCCCTTCGGGGTGCGGACCATCAGCACTCCTCGAGGGACACACTTCGTCAAGGGACTGGATGATTTACAGGACGGGGGCTGCTATCTTTGCTCCGACCAGAGGCGGGTCAAGCCTCTGAACCTGGAGGAGGTGAGCCGACGGCAGGTACCCTGGAACACCCCGAGAGCCTTCATTGCGGGGCGGTGGAGGCGGCAGGGGGACGGAACTGGCAACAGGCCGGCAAAAGTGACACAGCGTGTGGCCGTGAGAACTCCAAAGAGGCTGGTGGTCATCAGGAACAAGGATCCCACGGTTAGACGCACCATTGTGCTGCAGAAACGCACGGCGCCCACCTTTGACGCTCTGCTGGACTACCTCTCCCAGGTTTTGCAGTTTCCGGTGCTGAAACTCTACTCTGTCGACGGTAGAAGA ATTGGCGGTCTGGCAGCCCTAATCTTGTGCTCTGGATTCATCGTGGCAGCAGGCAATGAGCCATTCATGATAGGCAATCACAGCTTtcatgggacgagccaggcggtTCAGGCGATGTTCATGGGGGTCGTGCAAGCATCCACACAACACCCTCAAACAC ACAACAACAAATTACTTTCCGGTGGAAGATGCTCCAGAAACTTTTCCTTATCATCTGAGCAATATATCATCAACCAGATAAACAAATCTCGAAACGGAAGTACGGACAGTCGGAATCTTTGCGCTGGATCTAGATTTAGCAGTACGTGCCTGGAGGAGTGCGGGACCACTGGGGCGGATAACGAGCACCACACTCCCATTTTACCTCCGGACGACGACATCGAGAAATCTTTCCGAGTGAATCAAGACGGCAGCATGACCGTGGAGATGAAAGTGCGCCTGACCATCAAGGAGGAGGAAATGCTCCACTGGACCACCACGGTCAGCCGCCCCAGGAGGACAGTTCGCACCTTAGTAACAGAGTCAGGCAACATTTCACCTGACTCCAACATCTATGTTGCCAAAGAGCCCTCAAATATATgtaaagatggggaaaaaaaggaaaatcagCCTACCACAAATGAAGATGTTAGTTTTAATGACAGCCAGGAATCGAAAGTTGCAAGAAAATGTTCTAGACGAACACCTACTCCTGGTCCTTGTCGTGTGCAGAAGCAGGCGTCTGTTGAGAGTGTGAAGATGCTGACTGACACCGGGGTGCAAGAGAGCACATTTGGCCATTATTCCTGTACAAAGAGGACTGCTGAAGGACACACAGCTGAGGGATTCTGCATAATAAGACAGGGCAGCGGCACCCAACTTGTTCCAAAGCACCGGAAGTCTCTTCTAAAAGGTTCATTCAACAACACCTCTTTCCACAAGTCCACAGGAGTTGCAGAGGTTCTTAAGATAGAAAATACCGGCTTGGATGTTAGAGAGACTGTGATGCATATTTATGAGAGTCAAGGCTGCTACAATAATTACCTTGTAAATGAGGGGTCTGGTGCAGAAGATGAACCTTGGCATTGTTCATCGGTAGGACCACAAAGCAATCCGTCCACTGCCTCAGGGCCAACTTCCAGCAATGAAATTGACTTTAGCAGGCAGCAACAGACTGCTGAATCACTCCAAAGACAGAAAGAAGAGATGCTGTCATTGTCGTCAGAGCCACAGGCAAACAGTATTTCTTCTACGTctaaaaacaaaactgaaaaTGTCCCACCGAATAAGCTCCAGAAAAATACAGATACCAAAAAGGCCTCACAGTCAGGTTTAGCTGGTAAAAAGTATGACAGCTCTGGCAGACTGACAAAGCAAGGCACAAATCTATCAACTGACAAGATCAGTAGCCATGCTGGCAAAGCGAAAAACGGTTCATCAGAAAGTGCTAAAAGTGGTCTAAACCGTAAAGTAGACCGGACAAATAGACATGAAAAGGAATCAGAATCAGCATTTAGAGCTTCAACCGAGGAACACAACAAGAATGAAGCGGCTAAGGATAACGGTCACAATGTCAATACCCCGTCAGTAAGGCCTGTGATGAAAAAGAACGTTTCAGATCTTTTAAAGCTCCAAAGGTCACTCGGTTCAAGAAAAAAGACCCAATCCACGAATGGCAAAAGGCTATCATCCTTAGAGTTGAGACAGAATGTTTCCAAGGCTTCTCTTAATCCAACCCCCTCTGAAATACACCAATATGTTGAGAACTGGTTAGAGGACGTCACTCCAGACCCAGTGGCGTACATTGAGAAGGCAACCACAGTTGAGACGGACTCACAAACAAAGGTATTATTTCAGCTAGGTTGTGATTCAGAAATGGAGGAAAACAACCACACCCAGAACGACCCGCAAGAGTACTATAAGTCACATTGTAATGATTTGACAAAGTTGTCTCCTTCAGTTTCACTTGGAGGGCAAACAATTCCCCGGGGGCCAAATGAACAGAAGCTGAAAGGTGATTCAGTTCTAAGTGACACATTCAAATCCGTCCACCAAACAAATTGCATAGGGTCAAATCAAAGTTTTAAATTAACCCATTTAACGGACAGTGAGTCACCCAAATGGCCAAATAAAGATTTAACAACTGTCCTGCAGCAACTTTGTTTGTCAATTCAGTCCACCCACAAATTGGTCAGTCCACTTGATTTCTCATCCaatgtggcttcattgtttggcTCTTCATGCAATGCcttcttgtcattcttgtttgcgaGTGCTGTGAGAGACATTTTAGCCGACAATGTCCTCCCTGAAGCCTTGCTTATTGTCAAATCCCTGCAAGACATCTCTGCCATCGAGGACCAGAATGAGCAAGTTGCAAGACTGACTGATTTGCACAGTGGAGCGTCTTCTGAGCTAATTAAGTGCTGGACGGATTTCCAGACTTTAACTGAAAATATGGAGACCGAATCTCTTGTTGCCAAAGTTCTAGAAGACAAAGATGAAGTTTGTGAGAGAGATGCGTTTGAAGTCTGGGGTTTGGGGCTTGATGAGTTAATGAAGGAGCTGAGTATGCCCTACGAACTCAGAGCAGAGATTTCTTCAGCAATTCGCCAAGGAACAATTTTACCTTTGAAACTACAGTGTAATCAAACAAACCACCCAGGTGTGGAGTCAGTTGTGCTAGACTGTGACACTGAATCAAAACAATTTTTCGACAGTGCTCATTGTAATGAAAACCCAACTGGTAAAGATATCACTGTGGGGACGATGACTCAGTCTGAAGAAGAACGAGTTAAGAAAGGAGGCCTAAATGCAGAAGAATCCAAAGTATTGCAAATAGAGACAGATGAATCCTCAGTAGACAAGACAAATGTAGCAGTGGTGAAGGGAGAAGAAGACCACATGATGGAGAATGAGAAGGCAGTGGTTCAAGGAGAGAAAGATCAGGATGCAAGGGAGACTAAACTAAAACAAAGTGAAGGGGACACAGAAGAGGAAGCAATGAGTAAAGAAAGTGAAGCAAACACAGGACAAGAAGAACAATCAGATCAGGAAGAAGAGGAGCATCAAGTAGAAGTAGCTGATTCAGAGGATGTAACAACAGATAAGGCTGAAAAAGAAGACAAGGTGGAAGATGTGGTGGCAAAGGATGAGGAGGGGAGTAGCGAGGAATGGAAAGAAGAGACATATGAGGTATACGAAGTAGAAAAGCAGGATGAAGACATCAAGGAAGAACGTGTGGGAGATCTTGTCGAGATGATTGAAAAAGTGGACAACGAAAAAGTGCAAGGAGAAAACACAGAAGAGGTAGAAACTAAACTGATTAGGGAGGACAGCCATGACAATAGTCACACCCCTGAACCTTTACCAGATGAAGAAGAAATTCATCCTGTTGTATTAGAACGGATAGAAAAGCAAGTTGAAGATAAGGAGGCAGAAGACGAATCTGCAGAAGGGAACATAGCTGTCGAGGAAGTGGAAATATCTAATCAGACACAAACTCAAGTGGAGAGGACAGATGGTGAAGATGATGATTATTTAAGGGAGGGATTTGGCAAAGAACCAaatgaagagttggacaatacaGGAAATGTTTCTGATGAAACCTTTAGAAAAAGTTCACAATCCAGTGAGATAGACGAGAATGAAAGCTTGGAGGCAAACATGGAAGTTGAAAATAGCAAGGAATCATATCTGAAGTATTTGTCTGATGAGCACTGTGAGGAGGAAGCAGCTAATGCAAATGACTCGTTTAACCAAGCACAGCTGCATCATCAAGGTAGAAGCAACAGCCTAAGCCACCCAGTCGAAATATCACAAGAACTCCTGGACTTTGTCAACTCTGCGCTGCAGTCTTCCTCGCTCATATTTACCTATGACGATCGCGGCAACATTAGGATAGAGCCGGATCGTGCCGGAATAGCTGAAACAAAGCAAACTCGTATTCCTGAGAACCAAAGGGATTGTTTGTATGGTTCAACATGCCTTCCGAGCCCAATAACTTCTGATTTGTCTGACTACAGACCAGAAAGTTTGGACAGTGGTGGATATCAAAGTCAGGACTCTGTAGACATAGTTTCGGAGAGTAGTGAAGAAGATTCTGATAAGGCAAATCTGGGGAAAAACTCCAAAGTGTCCATGGCAAATAATTCAAAAGGTGTACAACGCGAAGGAAGTATATCTTCTTGTGACTCCACATCAAAATTGGATAGCGACCCATTGACTGAATCAGAACAGCACCAAGACCCCAATGACGGCGTCTTGATTGACCAAGGTCGATGGCTGCTCAAGGAAAATCACCTCATAAGGAATTCGCCTCCGGTTTCTCAAGGCATGTATCAGGATTTGAACAGCAGCTCAGCTCAAGAGAACTCAAGTGAGGACTCTTCGACTCACCTTGCTAGTCAGCACACCCCCCTCACAGTTCTATCCTCATCAGAGCTGGAAGAAATGGCCAAACCTCGACCTCCAAGGTGCAGCTACTTCACCATGCCCCATGGAAGTGATTCAGACCCTTTCCCAGAGGATGCCAGTGACACAAGCAGGAGCAACGATACGAGCAGCTTGGAAGAGCAAGGGTTCAGGGTGTCGCCAACTATCGACACCTCCAAAACTTGGGCAAAGAACAACGGAAGCCTTTCTTCGTTTGTTTCAGTGGAGTTTAGAGTGCCAGACAGAAAAGTGCACCCAGAGGTAGGAGAGTCTTCCTTAACTGGGGAAGTAGTAAGAGGAACATCTGGTGGTCGGAGGGCAGTACTGCAGTCTCAAGACTCTTTAGATGCATCATCGCATGTGAGATGTGGGCAGTACTGCCTCATTCTATGA